The Leishmania mexicana MHOM/GT/2001/U1103 complete genome, chromosome 31 DNA segment GGTGCCTCGGTGCGGTgctgagagggagggtgcgCCTGTTGTGGCGAGTTCGCCGCGTACACAACTCTGCGCGGTGGCGTCTGCGGCAGGGGATTTCCATTcggagcggctgccgctggacTAGGCGGCTGTTGtggcacgcgctgctgttgcggtgTCGTGGGACGGCTCACAGGCTCTCCAGGAGGGGCACCGCGACGCGGGTCACGGCCAAAGACGGGTGGCTCTGCGTTGGTCGGTGTTCGGGCCGAGACGGGCTCCTTATCCTGTaacggcgatgacggcgggGAGCGGGAGGGCAAGTGGACATTCTCCGGCTTGGCAGAGGGCTGTGGACTGCCGCTACGTGGCGAGCGATCATCAGGGTACCCGTTCAGGTTGACGTTGTTCAGCTGCGGACTGTTGCGGCGGTCGTTGTTGCGGAGAGGAGAAACAGCCATCCGCTGATTCTCCAGAACGCGGCGCAATTCTTCTTTGCGCATCCTGTTGCGTCGCTCACGGGCCTCGATTTCATCCTTCTGCCGCTTCAGGTGCGCCTCGTGCTTGCGGCGCATGTACGCGTGGATCGTTTCTTTTGCCTTCTCGTCCGCGTTGCGGCCATACCGGGCTATGATGGCGTCCACACGGCGCATGTCAGCGTGAAATGCATCCGCTGCATTGGGAGAGGGTCCAGgggccggtgccgctgccgctgctggcgatgctgcagcggcaagaCCACGCCGATCCCtagcaccgccaccgccgagggTAACCTTGATGCGCAGCGGAGGTGTTTGATGCGGTCCCTCAAGGGGCCGTTTggcgaggggcggggggacAGCACCGCTCGGGGATTCGGCTGGTGCGAGTTTGGCGCCACCACCCGGCAGCAGAGGGTTGGCAATGGATCTCTTCTGATAGGGGCTGTAGAGGCGGTGAGCGTCGTTGCCTTGCTTTGGACTCGCCGTAGGGCTTTgctgggcagcagcggacggTTTtggccccaccgccgctggcgcgccaccgccgcgttCCGGGGAGGCCATCGGCGAATGCGATGGCGTCGACGGTTGCCGCAATACTGGGGATAAATTTTGATGCGCCATCGCGAGAGCAGCCGCCTGCCCTGGTGATACCCCGTCCTTGGAGACTACGCGAGGGGAGGCCTTCGGAGAGGGCTGCGGGGAGCTGCCCCTGCGCTCCTCGTGATCCATGCCGCCCTCGAAGTCGATGATGTCCTTTAAACGCACCCGGCACTGAGTGGCGAGCATTAAGTTCTCCTCTAGCTGCTCAAGAGAGCGGCGCATCAGCGGCAGGGCGAGTGTCTGCTTGATACTGGGCCGCTTAGCCGGGTCCTTTTGGAGACACCAGTCAACCATCTTGCGGAAGTCCGAGGAGTACTGGCTGGAGAGGGGCGCGTAGTGACCCTGCACAATGCGCTGCATGAGCTGATTCATGCTGGTGCCGTCGAATGGGTGGCGTCCACCGGTGGCACACTCGTACAGCAACACGCCGAGAGCCCAGATGTCACTTTTGTTGTTGTACGGTCGGTTTCGGCACAGCTCAGGGGAGAAGTAGTAGGGGGTCCCGCAAACCGTGTTGGCCATCCCCATCGTCGTGCGCAGCACTGTCGATATGCCAAAGTCGCCGAGCTTCACCGCGCCGTTTTTCATAAGGAAGACGTTCATGGTTTTGATGTCGCGGTGCAGGATGTGGCGAGCGTGCAGGTACTCTATCGCGAGGCAGATTTGCGAGAAGTAGTACAGCATGTTCGACTCCTTCATAGGGCCGCGGCTGTGCTTCACCTTCTCTGCCAAGTCTCCGCCGTCGCAGTATTCCATGACGATGTAAAGATTGTTGTTATTCTCAAACTGTTCGACGTAGCGAACAATGTTGGGGTGTTGcaactgctgcagcacagtACACTCGTGTCGCGCCTCGTCTCGCTCTTTCCTGCTCATCCTTGACATCCCCACCTCCTTTACCACAAACAGGAGTCCATCTGTTTTGCGCTTGATGAGGATGGCGCTGCCAAAGCTTCCCTTCCCCAGGACCTTCACTCGTTGATACTTGTCCATTCctccgccacacacacgcgcacagctgCAACCAACGCGCAAACACGAacaagagagcgagagcgcgcccgtggaggagggagggagggaaggccGCCGGGTGGACGGCCAAGAGTGTCACAAAAGGCAACAGATGAGGTCAAAGCGGGCGCTGCGACACTCAGAGAGAAAAGGCAGCACCCAGTCTACCGCAGCGCTTCGTAGCAACGGGAAAGACAAGGAGAAAACAGAGAGAGTAGCGGTGGACCAAGaataaaaagaaaacaaggCGCAGAGAAGCACTAAAGAACTCCACACTATCCACCAATCACATCAACGGCAACGTTTTGCCTTCTGGTGTCCTCTCTTCGCCACGTGAGGTGGGATGAGTGCGTCGGCGGGTGTAAGATGGTGTTGACAACGTTtcttgtctgtgtgtgtgtgtgagtgtgtatgtgtggcgTGGACaagcgtgcgagagagaaacCGAAAGAGAAGGCACAAGGGGTATGAGAAAAGTGAATGAGGGACAAAAAAGCAAGCGAAGGAAacaaagggaagggggagggggaggggagacaaGATGCTGATACCTGTACATGCACTCGGGGAAAATGACCGTAGGGGGGAAAGAGAACAAGACAGACACGCAGGAATGGGGCGAGGTGGCAacgagcgcgcacgcgaaaaaaaaagaggttCAAAAGCGAAAACGCAATGGCAGAGTCGCGCAAGACAACCCCGCGCACAGCGGGGAAACAAAACGGCCGAGGAAACGAAAGAAAACCAAAAGCGGTGGTGGCAACACCGGCGCGCGCTCTTTTGTGCGACTGTGtatgcgtacgtgtgtgtgtgtatgaaGGTGTGCGCACTTTCGGAAAAcagacagcgagagagagagaggagatggggaggggaggaggagggccagGGTAGCTCAGGATGATAACGGGACGACAGCCAGGCGAGCAAAACACtaagagaaaggggagaacAGTGGACGCAAGGGAGTCGGGAGGGTGCCAATtaaagcagcagcaaaagTCGTTGCCCacgaagaagaggaagaggggggagaaggagggccGGGCAGTGCTCACTGTGGAAGATGATGTccaccgcgcacgcgtgtatgtgtgtgacCGAGTGACCGCcagagaaagggaaaggagagcgaggaagagaCAGCGATGCTTGAAGCGTCTGAGTATCTATATTGCGttcgacggcagcagcaccagtcCACCTGCGCGGGTGAttggaggggggaagaggacggCGAATGTACTAGTAAAAGAAAGTTGccgagagacacgcacgcacccacacagacggggagatggagagacCGGGAGAGGGAACGTCGAGGAGAGGATGTGGGACGACCTACAGGCAGCTGATCTGTATGTGTTCCCGTATTGCTGCTGAGGCGCGTGCATGTGGCCGGGAACGGGTCGAGGTCAGTGAAGAAGACGCAACGGTAAAGAGGcaaaaggagaagggcgtTCTGGCAAGGGAAACAAAGAGGCTGGATGAAAGATGCGGTGAAGGGTCGCTGGTGCACGAGGCTTCGTCGCCAGTGGAACGTCTTTCCGTCATGCCATCGTCACTGGCAATGTCGGCGTCCTTGCACCATCTCCGGCGACGAGCGGGATAGCAAACGCGTTCGGGTGTACCACCATGCGAGCGTATCAGTGAGGCGGCTCTCGTGCGTTCACATTACGTGGCACCGTTCGCCACCCCCGCACCGCTattgtgctgctgctacgcgggtggcggagaggggaggggagggggcatgagagagggagaggagcgagGGCAGGCTGTGAGCCCTCTGCTACCGGGAGAGACTGCCATCTGggtttcctttttttcgttcacGTACGTCCCTTTGTGGAGTCAACACCCACACAATATCCAAACAAAAGGAGAAAGAAGGGGGAAGCAAGAACACGGACGGGCAGCCGGAAGTGACGACACCTTCGCCACAGACACAACAACGCCCGCATCAGCCCCATAAGGACAACGATACAACACCTCGCCTCCACATATGAAAAAAACAACATCAAAACACAATACCTACGAGAGACACGAAAGAAGAGCAACACAGGACACATGCCGCGATTACAGACATACCAATACAGACTGTACCACAGGCTTGACTGGCGAGCAGGAAGAAGAAGTACAGAAACGTGTCGACCTGTTAAAAAAATGACCAGACGGAGTGAGGCCCGCTTTGCGGGTTAGGGGGGTGGCCGAGAGGGGCGAGAAGAGTGCGGGCAATGTTACGCGCTGACATGCATGAACGACGGATGTGGAGTGCCCGTGCAAGAAATGCGCCGCCCATGGTCATCGTCATTGCCACCTTTGCCTTTTATCTTGGCATGTAACCGCAACCCCAACTCATCCCCGCACTCATCGCGCCTGTTCACCCGTTCACCCGACGTGGGCACTAGAATCACTTTCAACTTCACGGTGAAGCGCACGTGCCCGCGTCTGCGAAGAACGCTTCATCCTACCTCgctccctttcctccctccatACATACCGAACCCTCTTTGACCGTCAAAGCCGTGCTTGCTTCTCAGTCTACAGATATTTAGGCCCCATTTCACCTCTCGGCTACTGAACATACCACTTCAGCGTACACTTACGCCCACGTACGCATACGTGGTCGCCGTCCTACGACTGATACACGTGCTCCTGCCCCTGTCCGCCTTCCCAAACCCTGTCCTTTGACTCTGCAGCACTGAAGGCAGCCGCGTCATCGCACGAGCACACGCCAAGGTGCCCTTGGCCAGACAGTCGGGGATTGCAGGCTCGACAATGAAGCCGGCGCACGCgtaagcgagagagagcccactaaaaaaaagaggagaaaACGAAAGCAAAAACGTCCTTTCAGCACCTCTGCGCACACATCTCGGCGACGGCCTCGGCACATCTTCGGTGGCACCTCAGCTCCAGGAGGAGGGATCGATCCCCActccccacgcacacacacatccctTGCATCCTCGCCGCTCatgcctcgccctctctgctACTCAGCATGCTCTAGCTCTCTACTACCGCCGCGACCGCTCAGTCTCTGAGGTAGCACCCGTGAACGCGTGAGAGTCACCACCGGCACGCCTcgccctcgcacacacacacaagctgACGCtgcgaaaaaaaggggagacAAACGAGCATaggggcggagaggagaaaAGATGGTGCACCTGTGCCcgcgctgtgctgctgttgtggcgCACAGATGCCACTGTCAAGTTGAGTGGCAGCGATGTGATTACAACTCTGCGACCTCGTCATCCTCGACGCGCGGCTGCTCCTCGCCGATGGGTGGATTTTCTGCAATGTAGTCGTCACCCGGCTTTGCTGCTCCGCCCGCCTCGCTCgacgcggagctggagcCAGTCACCGACTCCGGTACACGCTTCTGCTCTCCAAACACGATACCGAACTTTGTCTTCACCGAAGACGCCGTGGCGTCGCCTGTGGCTGCACCGCTCGCCGTGCGCACCTTGGACGCAGAGAACGGCACGCCAGCCTCCGTGCGACTGCCCTCTCTGGCTGTCTTCTGATTTTCCTTTGGTTTGCCGTCACGGCCGTAGCGGATGCCCACGGGGCTGTCCGGCCGCTTCGGGTGATACTTAGCATTGTGGATGATGCGCTTGTACGTCACCTCCACGTACACGAACGcagcgagcacacacacgacggCCACAATGAGCACGATGAGAATGGCGGTGGCCGACTTTGGGGCGATGCCCGACTGGGTGATGACAGGGTTGTAGGTGTCCGTGTCGAAGCGCAGGGCGGCAGAGATGCCGCGGCTCACAGGGACAATGTacagcagcgtctcctcatgctcgctcttcttcacaCGCTGCGAGGAGTGCGTGGAGTTGGCCGCCGTGAAAGCGTAGGTGACGAACTTGATCGCTGCGCGAATGATCATGGGAACACGAATGCTACTTCCAGAGTGCAGCAGGGAGCCGGGAATGAAGACAAAGTTGAAGGGCTCGGTTTCGCTGGTATTGGCATTGGTGTGGTGGGCAATGCGGCGATAGTTGAGCGAGGAAGCGTATATTCCCCACGGCAGGTATGCGTCCGACTGGCCGGACGACGAGTTGATCTCCGGGTGCATCCAGgtctcctcttctccgcgCTGGGACTTGGGGGCGTTGTCGCCGTCGAGCAAAATGTTGACATAGCCGTTCGCCGAGTCGCCGGCGAGCAGGCTCGACATCACCTCCGACGCGTGCACGGACAGCGTCAGGTACTGCAGCTGCGCTACTGTGTAAGAGTTGTTGCTAAGCATTTCGTCATCGATGATGCCCTGAATCTCGTCTTCGTTGATCTTCTTGGTCTCCTCGTGGATGCGGGGGAAGGAAAACATGACCCAGTCCGTCGTGCCAAACGTCCGCTCgtccgccacggcgcacaTGGACACCGTCACCTGGCCCTTTTCGTTCTCAATGGTGGATGTCATGTTGTCCAGATCAATGTGGGTTCTGTCCGCGGTCGGTGGCGtgacgcacacgctcgcacTTGTCAGTCGCTCCGGGACGCCGTAGtagctctcgctctcctcttcgGTTGTGTCGCTGCCAGAGGGGAAGGCGAGGGTATCGGCGCTGTACGGCTTTACTGGAACCGATGATCCCAGCGGATCCGGCACCGGCCAGTACGCGCTCGGACGGCATATCTGCGTGTCGAGGAAGCGCGTGTTGAGCTCGCTGATGTAGTCTGTCTGGTTCACGACGACATCGAACACTTGCCCGCTCGACAGCTTCACAGATATCGCAAAGGTGCCGACAGGGTAGGCGTCTGTCGACTCGGACGACCCTACACCGTTCACACGCGCGGCAAATGTCACTCGCAGCGCGTTCTTCGGGCTTACCGAGGTACTCGCAGACTTGCCGGAGTAGCCGTCGTTGACGATGGAGCCCTCAAAGTCGGAGGCGTTGTAATCGAGTGCCTCAAACGTCATGAGTGCCTTGTCGCCGCAGTCCGTCTCAAATCCGCTCCCGGTACCCGTGCAGCTGGTCATCGTCCCGGTGCACATCGGGCACTCCACCTTGCTCGGCGACGTCCACGTCGAGTTCAGTAGCGTCGTGGAGACAACCTTGAGCGAGAGAGATGTGATGTCAGCAGCCGTCTTGTTGGCCTCAAAGTACGGGTAGAGCAGAACGGAATAGCGATACAGACGCTCCTGAGTGTCTGTTCGTTTACCTGCTGAGTACTGAATATCGGAGCTCATCTGCAGCAGTGAAGCGGTAGCGTCGCTCAAAGGACGCGCGACAGCGTCGACGATGATAATATTGTGGATCTTGAGGCGCACCTCGTAGGCCGTCTCCGAGTGCACGATGCTGGCCAACGGGGACGTCCAGCTCGCCGGCTTCACCGACTGCGAGTACACGGCGCCGACCAAGTACGTGCCGTTGCCTTCCAGCCGGAAGGTTGGAGAGCCGTCtggctggcgcagcgcgcgcagcaaCTCCACCGACACCTTGCCCACCCATGTTGCGTCGCAATCATTGATGTACAGCTTCCACTGCACAGACGGTGTTGCGTTATTGTACACGTTATTGTTGTCGCTCAGCGTCGGCGTCATGAGAGGCGCGTACTTGCACGGGTCCACGCGGTACACATCGCAGTGACGGTGGTTACCCCCAAACTTCTGGTAGTAGTTGTCGCCCGACTTGTATGCGTTGGACTCTGTGTTGAGGTGGCCTTTCAGCGCATCCAAGTCCGTCCAGCTCCACATGTCGGCACCCTGACCGGTGATCGCCTGCTTATCGAGGCATGAAGGCTCAAAGGAGACGTGCAAACCGTCCGGGACGGAGGTGGAGTTGAAGAGCCCCTGCACGCTGGTCTCCGTGATGGGGTGGAAAGTCACAAAGCGGGCAGCGAGGTTGCCGATCGTAGTGTACGCATGGATGACAAGGTCGCCACCCACTGTGAAGTCAAAGTCGATTCCGTCCACGGCGCGGACGTCCTTACGCGGCGTCACAGCGACACCTGTCTTATTCACGTCGAAGAGGTCGAGCGCCGTCGGGCTGGTGCGCcacgcggctgcgtcgcaAGTGCCGCGACACACGATGGCGCCTTCCATAGCGTAGTAGATCTCGTCCTTTTCCTCGCTGACGATGGAGATGACCACCGTGCCGGCGCACTTGGTGCCCTCATTCGAGCACGTCAGCTGGAAGTCGAAGGAGTCCATGGCATCGCCTACCTCGGTTCGTGAGGGGGTGTAGAGAAAGGTGCCCGTGTCGTTCCACCGAAGCGCACCATGAGCGGGCTCCGTCAGCGTCGCCGAGATTATGCCCGAAGTGCAGAACATGCCGGTAGCAGCGGCACGAGCGGAGAGGTTGAAGACTTGCTCGATTACGATGCCATCTGAATTCAGAATCAGTGAGTAGTTGTAGTTGCCAGGGCACTGCATGAGCGGTGCAACGGTCGTTGTGGTCGTCGGCGGCTCGACAATCACCACCTGTTTTACCAGAcacgaggcgctgccgcagctaACAAGGACCGTTGCCGTGTACATTCCAGACAAGGTGTCCGTTTTATTCGCGTTGAAGACGAGCGCCTGCAACTCGTTGACCATCTGaacagagaagagcgagTGGGCATCTAAAGACGGGCCTGTGACATCGACGATATCCAGCATGGGATGGTGGCAGCTGGAAGTATAGACTCCCGCGGTGAAAACCACTGACACGCCGCTCTCCACCAACGCGTCGCCGGGGCTCTTGCACGTCATGGACGGAGCAGGGGTGGACGTCGTCGTTCTCGGCGAGACACGGAAGTACACGCGCGACGTCCCACCGATGGGCGTGGTGTGATTGCACGTCACCGCGAGGTCCACGTACGTCGTCCGCACGTCGGAGGTCAtgtcggtggtggcagcCGTGAACTCCATTCTGGATTCATGCACGTCTGGGAACGTGACCCTGTTGCCTTGATCATCGTCAACACTGTACGTGAGAATACCGGCAATGCACTCGGCCTGCAGCGCACCGACTTTCAGCAAAACCGTTGTCGTCTCCCCCTCGGTCACCCGGAAGACGCCCACGTACGTGATCTTGGCAGCATGGCTCAGCACCACGGCGAACAAGGCGAGCAGGGcaaccaccgccgcacagcgtCGTCCGCGAGGCAGACGAGTCATGATGGAGAGAAGTGCGTACGCACACGTGTACGTTCGTATGTGTGAGAAGGGAAAGGCTCACGCGATAAAGTCGGTAGAGAAGAAAACTAAAAGAGCGAGACCGTCGGCACCTCCCCAGACCCACTCGCGCATGCCCCggcacgcccacacgcaccgagaaCGCTGAGAACGCACTCTTCGCCTAAATGAACAACAGTCGTACAAACACTTCACCAAAtggagcagcgacagcaacggcgccgcctgcacaCAGGTACACGAGAGAGTTGGCGTATGTTGGcgcgcagggagggggagaaagagCACGGGGAGCGAGATGGCCCTGTCACTAAGCTGCCTCGATGCGTGCGACAGGGGAACACCAGGCGAAAACACGAGATGAGCGACGACGGAACAACAAACAGGCGGACAGAGGGAAAtgggagagacggagaacCACAAATTACGAGAGAGATGAGCGAAACAGAAGGAGATGCACGcccgtgcgtgcacgtgaaacacacgcacggagtCACTGAACCTGCGCACAAGCTGGGAATAGGAGAGACAGAAGCACAtgcagacagagagggaaTGCGAAATGTAGagagcggggag contains these protein-coding regions:
- a CDS encoding putative protein kinase, which gives rise to MDKYQRVKVLGKGSFGSAILIKRKTDGLLFVVKEVGMSRMSRKERDEARHECTVLQQLQHPNIVRYVEQFENNNNLYIVMEYCDGGDLAEKVKHSRGPMKESNMLYYFSQICLAIEYLHARHILHRDIKTMNVFLMKNGAVKLGDFGISTVLRTTMGMANTVCGTPYYFSPELCRNRPYNNKSDIWALGVLLYECATGGRHPFDGTSMNQLMQRIVQGHYAPLSSQYSSDFRKMVDWCLQKDPAKRPSIKQTLALPLMRRSLEQLEENLMLATQCRVRLKDIIDFEGGMDHEERRGSSPQPSPKASPRVVSKDGVSPGQAAALAMAHQNLSPVLRQPSTPSHSPMASPERGGGAPAAVGPKPSAAAQQSPTASPKQGNDAHRLYSPYQKRSIANPLLPGGGAKLAPAESPSGAVPPPLAKRPLEGPHQTPPLRIKVTLGGGGARDRRGLAAAASPAAAAAPAPGPSPNAADAFHADMRRVDAIIARYGRNADEKAKETIHAYMRRKHEAHLKRQKDEIEARERRNRMRKEELRRVLENQRMAVSPLRNNDRRNSPQLNNVNLNGYPDDRSPRSGSPQPSAKPENVHLPSRSPPSSPLQDKEPVSARTPTNAEPPVFGRDPRRGAPPGEPVSRPTTPQQQRVPQQPPSPAAAAPNGNPLPQTPPRRVVYAANSPQQAHPPSQHRTEAPEARRAVTPDPLHSSPSRVGAARGAAFDIDRRSLPNSNQEAVCGGQRAPLSAGLGGGIDGHRLVLRPNQQHLPQPRRSMDEEQLPARRDRRESRALEDAAVARRPSALSPIYGDAHDYCSPRPAAAAAPERASPSTGNPRLQRPGRAPQRYLRPLGGRGDDGLSPVRSPTSGQSPRHGGAGVEHGHRGSFGVPPPVKSKGLASAGNANPPSSAPGEPAVIPRTAAHASRAQMSPCTPVKEALRALRRSKVQAGAPAPPPSSAMAAEMKDLPAIIASSEHERGARRNHPRYRLEEAALYRGMRRERPSCEDERVLADEHRKPHHAEVSTVPNTLEALRSLRKQQDKAMRAEGGAREEVNPGGQLALLKQRQRMQQRPRQGSMSSAASVPLAPRLMTRATEAASSPRSEVPSGHDRKTPLFRDNAAARPSAAHVTALSLGDINCLAAPSRAAPPSAQAGAPPSPNPSTGGGAGVQSSMEGYAEMLQHLKDLLQRRRVSSTGGASAPTSPTTAASAPSSIQHQRDPGARSPISIRNRALPPPLNPSPLGGGDMSCASDSGGSGVLVSPPHLKATKPLHPQANAVPVVNVRPGCDAKEEDDDDFEDAVPLSPVRFAKLNDAYVRQKDLQEQKWCHAQEDVYTSDVDLTSAAMEEELEGEEGYTGYDKRPSSKELPKGIES